From a single Mangifera indica cultivar Alphonso chromosome 19, CATAS_Mindica_2.1, whole genome shotgun sequence genomic region:
- the LOC123203593 gene encoding 28 kDa ribonucleoprotein, chloroplastic: MALLRLHCFPSTSYISTEQRKQQLCIASPSALHKPRNQFIINNFPLSSQAHPFLIKRKKVSHFVVHFSATTQNPAVDSSLNVSTKTTNTEEEEYSKTRVLAQNVPWNSTVEDIRSLFEKHGKVLDVELSMHNKTRNRGLAFVTMGTPEEATAALNNLESYEFDGRTLKMNYAKVKKKKPAPPIKPKQVPTFNLFIANLSYEARANDLKEFFNSEGWNIVSAEVIFHDNPRRSSGYGFVSFKTKKEAEEALSTLQGKTFFRRPLRIALSRQFVKLQTKEALQSDDTSVELNSGSEQ; the protein is encoded by the exons ATGGCGCTTCTTCGTCTTCACTGTTTCCCTTCAACCTCATACATATCCACTGAACAACGAAAACAGCAGTTGTGTATAGCCTCTCCTTCAGCTCTTCATAAACCACgaaatcaatttattatcaataatttcCCTCTTTCTTCTCAAGCTCACCCATTTCTGATTAAGCGCAAGAAAGTTAGTCATTTTGTTGTCCATTTCTCTGCCACCACACAAAACCCTGCTGTTGATTCTTCACTTAATGTCTCTACTAAAACTACAAatactgaagaagaagaatattcCAAAACCAGAGTGCTTGCCCAGAATGTACCTTGGAATTCCACCGTTGAGGACATTCGTTCTTTGTTTGAGAAGCACGGGAAAGTCCTTGATGTCGAG CTTTCGATGCATAATAAGACCAGGAATAGAGGTTTGGCTTTTGTTACAATGGGTACTCCTGAGGAAGCTACTGCTGCTCTCAATAATCTTGAATCATAT GAATTTGACGGTCGTACTTTGAAGATGAATTATGCAAAGGTTAAAAAGAAGAAGCCTGCACCACCCATAAAGCCCAAGCAAGTTCCAacatttaacttatttatagcAAATCTGTCATATGAAGCCAGGGCTAATGATCTTAAGGAGTTTTTCAATTCAGAAGGCTGGAATATAGTTTCCGCTGAAGTTATTTTTCATGATAATCCAAGAAGGTCCTCTGGCTATGGATTTGTCTCCTTTAAAACTAAGAAAGAAGCTGAGGAAGCCCTGTCTACTCTTCAAGGGAAG ACCTTTTTTAGAAGACCACTTCGAATAGCACTGAGCAGACAGTTTGTTAAATTACAGACAAAAGAGGCTTTGCAGTCTGATGATACATCGGTGGAGTTGAACTCTGGTTCAGAGCAATAG